Part of the Leptospiraceae bacterium genome is shown below.
ATTTAGAAGAAAACGGAGATTACAAATGAAAAAAATTCTAATCGTAGACGATCAAGTATCAATTGCAACAATTTTAGGTTCTATTCTGAAGGCAGGTAATTTTGAAATTATCAATGCTGTAAATGGGGAAGCTGGAATTCAAAAAGCAAAGGAACTTAAGCCTGATTTAATCATCATGGATATCATGATGCCAGTAAAAGATGGAATCACTGCTATTAAAGAGTTACGTGAAATGGAAGATTTCAAAAATATACCTATATTTATATTATCCGCGAAAGGTGGTTCGCATGATACAAACTTAGTGGAAGAGTTAGGAGTTTGTGGGTTATTAAAAAAACCATTTTCTCCTGGAATTATATTAGCTGAAGTTAAAAAAGCATTGGGTGAATTATAGGAATCTTTTTTATTTTTGTTTCTAAAGTTACTATATTTTTATTTCCTTTTTATTTTCAGTTAGATTCTCCGTAAAATTTAATGCAAGAATATATTTTGGAAATAGGTAATTCCTGTATTTGCCACAAGTAAGCTAAACTATGATTGAAATACACCAAACGCCAAAAGAAAGTAGTCTAGTTTTAAACTGGAATTTACTTTTGGCAATTGGTATACAACTCATTTAGGCTCGTCATGAAAGGAATTCCAGCTTTAAAAAAATAAGAAATACGTATGACAAAGAAGATATTAAAACTTGTCTCTAGGATAAAAGATTCAAAATTGTAAATATGAGTTCTAATTATTTTAAAATAACAGGTAAAAATCCTCTTTCGGGTACGATCACTCCCCAAGGGAATAAAAATGAAGCCCTTCCCGTTTTAGGTGCAGTTTGTATGATTCCGAATATTGTTCGTTTGGAAAATGTTCCGATGATTTCGGATGTTTTAATGTTAATTGATGTTCTTAGGTATTTGGGTTTCAATATTACAAATCCAGAGGCGGGAGTTTTTACTTTTCAGAGACCAGAAGAGTTAAAGTCTGATTTGCCGCAAGAATTATGCAGTAAAATCCGAGGGGCAGTTACACTTGCTGGTCCGATTCTCGCAAGCACTGGAAGAGTGTTTCTTCCCAGACCAGGCGGAGATAAAATTGGACGTAGGAGACTCGACACACATTTACTTGCACTAGAAGCGTTAGGTGCTGATATAGAAGTATTTCCAGATGGCTACGAAATTAAAACTAACCGTTTGATCGGAGCTGATATTTTATTAGATGAAGCTTCTGTTACAGGAACGGAAAATGCAGTTATGGCAGCGTGTCTTGCACAGGGAACAACGATTATCCGCCATGCGGCATCCGAGCCTCATGTGCAAGGACTCTGTAGACTTCTAAATTCTGCTGGTGCTAAGATTTCTGGTATAGGTTCGAACATTCTAACAATTGAAGGAGTTGCTTCCCTTTCTAATCCAGAAGGAACTTTGACTCATCGTATTGGATCTGATTATTTGGAAGTAGGAAGTTTTATTTCATTAGCCGCTGTCACAGGTGGGGAACTTTTTATAAAAGATGTTAATCCTGACGATATTCGAATGATCCGACTTGTATATTCTCGTTTAGGTATTGAAATTCGATTTGCGGACGGTGGTGTCGTAGTTCCTGCTGGGCAGAAAATGGAGATTATCCCCGACTACCATGGGGCGACTCCTAAGATTGACGACTCACCGTGGCCTGGTTTTCCGGCTGATATGACATCAGTTGCACTTGTTACGGCTACTCAGTGTAAGGGTACTGTTATGATTCATGAAAAGATGTTTGAATCACGACTTTTCTTTGTAGATAATATTATAGGAATGGGAGCACAGATTATTCTATGTGATCCACATCGTGCAGTTGTTATCGGTAAATCACAATTATACGGAAGTAAAGTAGCGTCACCCGATATACGTGCTGGTATGGCTATGATCATTGCGGCACTGTGTGCAGAAGGAACTAGTTATATCCATAATATTATTCAAGTAGATCGCGGGTTTCAAGAAATTGACACGCGGTTACGATCGATTGGTGCGCAGATTGAGAGACTGGTGGAGTAGTTACTTGTTCTTTTCAACTTTTAGAAACATCTGAGTTCCCGAATCGTCAAACCCAACTTCGGAAGAGAAACCCTGTGGAATATCTTCCAGAAGTTCGAACATTGATTCTTCGTCACGATAATATAAAACCCAGTCCATAATGTATTCCATGTATTTTCTAGTTTCATTTTCAACATGGTAGTTTCCGAGGATAAGAATTCCGCCCGGGCAAAGCATGGAGTATAATTTTTCTGTTAATACCTTTGCAACTGGATCAGTTAAATAATCGTATAACCCCATAGAATAAATAAAATCATACTGCCCAAATTTTAATTCGGGACTTCCTGTTTTTAAAATTGTACGAACCGATTCTTTTATGAATTGAACTTGAAATGGTTTATCGGTAGGAATTGAGTTAATTCCTTTTTGAGCTTCGCCTAACGCTTCTTCGTCTTGGTCAAGCAGGAATACTTTTGCTTGGTATTTAAATTGGCTCTCACGCAGAAAATCTTGCATTTCCCACGCGGGTCCACAAGCAATGGAAAGAATTTTAAAATCTTCTTTCCCAGAAGTAGAAAGTCGTTGCGACATATATTTATTAATCAATCGTCTTCTATTTCGAACTGCGTCAGCTGCTTTGGTATCGCATGGATGTTTATGGAAAATTTTTCCGAAAGAGGATTTCCCTATATATTCGTTACGGTAGAGCATTTCCATCATAGCGGAATCTCCTGCGTAACCTCTAGGTTTTATATTTGTACGTTTAATGAAATCCGATTCGAGAATAAAATTCCACATCGATTTTCTTAAATAAAACCCATACTTTTCATTTTCTAATTTAGTATAACTTTTTGTTAATTCGCGAAGTTCTGCAATTTTTACATTTAGAAATTCATAAAATTCTCCGCCTATTCCTTTTAATACTGATTTAAAAAGTGCTTCTTTGAGACGATTTGGTTCTTCGATAAATTTTTGATCTAATTCATCGAGTGCAATTTTATAGAGAGATAATCCATAAACAAATTTAGAACAAAAAAGAATAAAATTTGGTTCTATATCTTCTTGAATTGAAAACTGCATCTTAATTTTTTTAATTTCGTCTTCTTGTAGGAATAATGACTGTTTGTCCATGAGAGTATTCATATCAATAAACTCTCTTTCCAAATATACACCTAAAAATAGTTCTTCATTCATAGTGTCTAAATGAACCACTTTCCCAGCGCCTAATTCCTTTTTTTCCCCGAATGCAAATATTGTACAATTTTGAATTGAATGAGTTTTTTTGATTAGATGGGTGTTATCTTTGGGTATACAGATGCCTAACCCGAAACGAGAGTAATCGTAAACTTTTCCTTTTAACTCAAACCCATCCATTTCAAGATGTATATATGAATTATCCTCATCATGTAGTCTAATTCGAAGTGTGTGTCTTCTATCTTCTGCTTTCAATTTGAATTTATTCCTTTTTTAATAGGACTAAAGAAATATCATCATCTTGCGATTTTGCTGTTGACAATGCATCTTTTACAATTAGCTCAATGATTTCTTTTCCTGGCAAATGGCTAAATTTTATTAAATTATCTTTTAGTCTTTCCTGACCGTACATCTCATTTTCTTTGTAGTCTAATTCAGTAATTCCATCC
Proteins encoded:
- a CDS encoding response regulator → MKKILIVDDQVSIATILGSILKAGNFEIINAVNGEAGIQKAKELKPDLIIMDIMMPVKDGITAIKELREMEDFKNIPIFILSAKGGSHDTNLVEELGVCGLLKKPFSPGIILAEVKKALGEL
- the murA gene encoding UDP-N-acetylglucosamine 1-carboxyvinyltransferase gives rise to the protein MSSNYFKITGKNPLSGTITPQGNKNEALPVLGAVCMIPNIVRLENVPMISDVLMLIDVLRYLGFNITNPEAGVFTFQRPEELKSDLPQELCSKIRGAVTLAGPILASTGRVFLPRPGGDKIGRRRLDTHLLALEALGADIEVFPDGYEIKTNRLIGADILLDEASVTGTENAVMAACLAQGTTIIRHAASEPHVQGLCRLLNSAGAKISGIGSNILTIEGVASLSNPEGTLTHRIGSDYLEVGSFISLAAVTGGELFIKDVNPDDIRMIRLVYSRLGIEIRFADGGVVVPAGQKMEIIPDYHGATPKIDDSPWPGFPADMTSVALVTATQCKGTVMIHEKMFESRLFFVDNIIGMGAQIILCDPHRAVVIGKSQLYGSKVASPDIRAGMAMIIAALCAEGTSYIHNIIQVDRGFQEIDTRLRSIGAQIERLVE
- a CDS encoding class I SAM-dependent methyltransferase, with the protein product MKAEDRRHTLRIRLHDEDNSYIHLEMDGFELKGKVYDYSRFGLGICIPKDNTHLIKKTHSIQNCTIFAFGEKKELGAGKVVHLDTMNEELFLGVYLEREFIDMNTLMDKQSLFLQEDEIKKIKMQFSIQEDIEPNFILFCSKFVYGLSLYKIALDELDQKFIEEPNRLKEALFKSVLKGIGGEFYEFLNVKIAELRELTKSYTKLENEKYGFYLRKSMWNFILESDFIKRTNIKPRGYAGDSAMMEMLYRNEYIGKSSFGKIFHKHPCDTKAADAVRNRRRLINKYMSQRLSTSGKEDFKILSIACGPAWEMQDFLRESQFKYQAKVFLLDQDEEALGEAQKGINSIPTDKPFQVQFIKESVRTILKTGSPELKFGQYDFIYSMGLYDYLTDPVAKVLTEKLYSMLCPGGILILGNYHVENETRKYMEYIMDWVLYYRDEESMFELLEDIPQGFSSEVGFDDSGTQMFLKVEKNK